Within Parabacteroides pacaensis, the genomic segment AACAGAAGGACATTTTAGACAGGAAAATATTTTAGATAAAAGAATATTTTAGACAAAAGAACAGAAGAACAAAAGAATATATTTGATTTCTATCTTGATATATGTTCTTTTGTTCTTCTGTCCAAAATGTCTTTCTGTTTTTCTGTTTAAAATGTTCTTCTATCTGTCGAAATTTATTTTGAAAGAGATAGTATCATTTCTTGGTGTTACTTCGAAAACCATTAGCCATATACAGATAAATTACGGTAATAACAAAAGATTGAAATATTTCAAGGCTTTTGTTATTTTATAGCACTAACTTTGGCGCACATAGTTTTAATAGAAACATATTATCATGAAATTACTAGGAAAAACAATCTTCATTCTATCCTTCATTATGGTTATGGCTTCATGTGTGAAAGAAGGACATGTATGCTATCGCTTTGAAATTTATAATGGCACAGATACACCAATGACAATAAATCTATCCTCATGGGGAAAGTATAGTATGTATATTAATAATGTATATAGTTCCGACTATCAGTTTCATAAAACAGAAAATATTGAATCAAACTCATCCTTGATTTTTAGTGGAGATGTAGGAGATGATCCTGATCCTTATGTAATTCCAGCCTCCCTCACGCCAGCATGGGAATACATCCTATCGATAGAATGTGATGGAGTAGAAATACCAAAGGAATATTTCTCCAATCTAAATAATTGGGAGTTAAATGTTGCTCATCAAATAAATGGTACATTTACGCAGATAAGATTGCTTATATCGCCTGAATTGATTGAGCAATTCAGAAAAAATTAAATTCAACTGTACTAGTCTGATAGAAACTATATTCTCACAAAGTGAAAGGGAAAGATTTTAAGCCAAGAAAGATTTTATCTTAGGATGAGTGGGAACATTTTCCTATAAAAAATAAAGCTAAACAATCAATTGCTCGATTATTTAGCTTTCTTGATAGTACCCAGAGCCGGGATCGAACCGGCATGGAAGTGAATCCACTGGTGTTTGAGACCAGCGCGTCTACCAATTCCGCCATCTGGGCTTGTTTGCGGTGCAAAGGTAAATAAAAAATCGTATCATGCAAGGGTTTGAATGATTTTTTTGAATTAATCTTATTTTACAAGTCCGACCTATGGAAAATGGAATATTTAGTTAACTTTGTAGCATTAGATTATTCATTTATAAACGTAAACCTACATCATGAAAGATAATTATTGCGTTATCATGGGCGGTGGAATAGGAAGTCGCTTTTGGCCGTTTAGCAGGGAAAGTTATCCGAAACAGTTTTTAGATTTTTTCGGAACAGGGAGATCATTACTTCAAATGACTTTCGACCGGTTCAACAAAATAATCCCTACAGAAAATATTTATATTGTTTCAAATGAAAAGTATGCTTCCCTCATCAAGCAACAACTTCCGGAATTAAAAGATGAACAGATCCTTATGGAACCGACTCGCCGGAATACGGCTCCCTGTATTGCCTATGCCGCTTATCATATTTATGCATGTAATCCGAATGCCAATATTGTAGTAGCTCCTTCCGACCATTTAATTCTTAAAGAAGATCAATTCCTGAAAGATGTAAATAAAGCACTTGACTTTGTAAAAGAGAATAAAGCACTGGTTACGTTAGGAATTAAACCGAGCCGGCCGGAAACAGGTTACGGCTATATACAAAGCAGTGATTCCATGTTAGGAGAATTTACCAAGGTAAAAACGTTTACGGAAAAACCCAACCTGGAATTGGCTAAAGTTTTCTACGAAAGCGGTGAATTCTTTTGGAACTCCGGATTATTTGTGTGGAATGTAGGAACTATTTTAGAGGCATTCCATAAATTCTTACCGGACATTACTACGCGGTTCGACTTGGGAAAAACTAAATTCAATACAGAAGAAGAGAAAGTGTTTATCCACGAGAATTTCCCTTATTGTCCTAACATATCTATCGATTATGGTGTAATGGAAAAAGCCGATAATGTGTATATGTTATGTGTAGACTTCGGTTGGGCAGATTTAGGAACTTGGGGATCTTTGTTCGACTTGGCTGAAAAAGATAAAGATAACAATGCCGCACTGAAAAGCCAAACCTTGTTTTATGAAGCAAATGATAATATTGTCGCGCTGGAGAATCCTAAAAAACTGGCTGTGATTCAAGGACTAAAAGATTGTATTATTGCCGATTCGGGAAACGTGCTTCTTATTTGCAAAAAAGGAGATGAACAACGTATTAAACAATTTGTGGCGGATGTACAACTTAAATTTGGAAAAGAATATAATTAAAGACTGGCATTTACCATTTAAAAGAAATAAGAAATATCCCAAAAGAGGATAAAGGATAAACATAAAGTCACAAGGACACAGCACGTTTGTTATAAACATTTCGAATTCTTCTGTGTTTTTGTGACTTCATGCTTACCATCTTCTTTAATTTTCATAGCGAAACCATTTTTTACCTAAATAGTGTACCGGATACCAAGCAGCCAGGAAGCCCATAACACACACTGTAACAAATACCATAAAAATATCGAAAAATTGTACATTCACAGGATAAGCATCTATTATAAAATCACCGGTAGTCTGGCCTAACTTCAATATACCCCATTGGCGTTGCAGAATACATACTATCATTCCTATCACAATTCCTATCAATGCTCCGAATGCGGAGATCATCCAACCTTCAAATAGAAAAATACGGGAAATCAATTGGTTATCCGCCCCCATATTACGAAGCGTACGAACATCCGATTTTTTCTCGATCATCAACATGGAAAGGCTTCCTACAATGTTAAATAAAGCAATGATAAGAATAAAACTCAAGATAAGGTAAGTGATCCATTTCTCTACCTTTACCATTTTAAAAGACGCCGCTTGTTGTTGATATTGGTCTTCTACACGAAAATCCGGTCCTAAAATAGAGGCTATTTCATTCTGTACTTTCTGAATATTTGTTCCGTCCTGTAAACGCAATTCTATAGAGGTAACCTCTTTCTCATAAGTAAAAAGATCACGAGCCAGAGGCAGAGGAACAATCACATAATTTTCATCATATATAGGCTGGTCAATACGAAATACCGCTCCCACCTGAGCATATTCCTGATTAAAAGAAGTAGAAGGATTGGCTAAATTGACCGTTTTATTCCGTTTCGGAGCATATAATTCAAGCGGTGTTGCAAAAGCAGCACGCGCTCCTAACGAATAAGCTACTCCTACACCTACGGTTGCATAATCTACCACATCTTCACGCAACATAAAAGTTCCATCGATTAAGGTACTATCGATCCGGGTTAACTGGTTATAATTATCGGAGACACCTTTTACAGTTGCTACAATTTGTCGTTCACCGAACCGTATTAACGCATTATCTTGTACTACTTCGCTAAAAACAGCTATTTCCGGTAAATCCCGGATTTGCCGGATCGCAGGAGTAGTCGGGTCAAAAGCTTTACCGGCGCGTGCCGTGATTTTTAGTTGGGGGTCAAATTCGCTGAATAAAGAAGCTGCCAGTTCCGTAAAACCATTATATACAGACAAAGAACAAACTAGAGCAATGGTAGCTATTACCACACCGCATACCGATACCATAGATATAACATTAATGGCATTATGCGACTTCTTGGAAAACAGATAGCGGCGGGCTATATAAAATGAAAAATCCACGGAACTTTCTTGAGTTACTTATTCAACAGATTATCTATATTTTCAATATAATCCAACGAATCATCCAGGTAAAAAGATAATTCGGGAATTTTGCGCAATTGTTTGCCTACCCGTTGGCCTAGCTCGAAACGAATACTTTTCGTATTCACTTTAATATTTTCCAGCAACTCTTCTCCTTTTTCTGAAGGAAAAATACTCAAATACACACGAGCAAGGCTTAAATCCGAAGTCACCCTTACGGTAGTAACTGAAATAAGCACTCCCTTCATCGCTTTTGTTTGGAGAAGGAATATTTCGCCCAGTTCTTTTTGAATCAACCGGTTGATTTTATTTAATCTTGTACTTTCCATAAATCTATATATTTTGATGTGAGGTGTAAAAATAGCAATAAAAGTTCAGTTATATACTATTTCTTTCTTATTATTGATAGACCATCACGTAAAGGCAATATTACCTTTTCCACCCGGTGGTCTGCTTTGAT encodes:
- a CDS encoding mannose-1-phosphate guanylyltransferase, which encodes MKDNYCVIMGGGIGSRFWPFSRESYPKQFLDFFGTGRSLLQMTFDRFNKIIPTENIYIVSNEKYASLIKQQLPELKDEQILMEPTRRNTAPCIAYAAYHIYACNPNANIVVAPSDHLILKEDQFLKDVNKALDFVKENKALVTLGIKPSRPETGYGYIQSSDSMLGEFTKVKTFTEKPNLELAKVFYESGEFFWNSGLFVWNVGTILEAFHKFLPDITTRFDLGKTKFNTEEEKVFIHENFPYCPNISIDYGVMEKADNVYMLCVDFGWADLGTWGSLFDLAEKDKDNNAALKSQTLFYEANDNIVALENPKKLAVIQGLKDCIIADSGNVLLICKKGDEQRIKQFVADVQLKFGKEYN
- a CDS encoding FtsX-like permease family protein, with protein sequence MDFSFYIARRYLFSKKSHNAINVISMVSVCGVVIATIALVCSLSVYNGFTELAASLFSEFDPQLKITARAGKAFDPTTPAIRQIRDLPEIAVFSEVVQDNALIRFGERQIVATVKGVSDNYNQLTRIDSTLIDGTFMLREDVVDYATVGVGVAYSLGARAAFATPLELYAPKRNKTVNLANPSTSFNQEYAQVGAVFRIDQPIYDENYVIVPLPLARDLFTYEKEVTSIELRLQDGTNIQKVQNEIASILGPDFRVEDQYQQQAASFKMVKVEKWITYLILSFILIIALFNIVGSLSMLMIEKKSDVRTLRNMGADNQLISRIFLFEGWMISAFGALIGIVIGMIVCILQRQWGILKLGQTTGDFIIDAYPVNVQFFDIFMVFVTVCVMGFLAAWYPVHYLGKKWFRYEN
- the rbfA gene encoding 30S ribosome-binding factor RbfA, which translates into the protein MESTRLNKINRLIQKELGEIFLLQTKAMKGVLISVTTVRVTSDLSLARVYLSIFPSEKGEELLENIKVNTKSIRFELGQRVGKQLRKIPELSFYLDDSLDYIENIDNLLNK